TCGACATGACTTTCTCCTGACATGAATTGTGGAGGGGCAAACGCAACTTTCGAAAAGATGGGCCAGGTATCTTCTCGAATATTCAGCGGATGGTTAGGCTCTAAGAATTCCATATTAGCTTCCCAAAGACTGTCGATGGTCCCAACATCCTTCCAGTAACCATGGAAGGAATAGGCGTAAAGTCTTTCTTGGTTTTCAAGATAAGTAGGAATAACATCATGGCCAAAGTCTTCCATTTCCTCAGGGTCATTTACCAAATATTGGCGTAATAATTCCCAATTAAAAATATAAATCCCCATGGAAGCTAAATTACTTTTAGGCTCAGCCGGTTTCTCTTCAAATTCAACAATGCGGCCGGCCTCATCCGTATTCATAATGCCAAAACGGGAAGCTTCTTCCATTGGAACGGGGATGACTCCTACTGTACAATCAGCTTCGTTCTTTATATGCTCTTGAAGCATGGCTTCATAATTCATTTTATAAATATGGTCACCAGACAGGATGAGGACATATTTAGGTTGATGTGAATCGACGAAGGCTACATTTTGATAAATCGCATTGGCTGTTCCCTTAAACCATTTTTCTCCTTCACTACTTGAGTAAGGCTGTAAAACAGCTGCCCCGCCATCACTAACATCCAGCCCCCAAGGTGCTCCATTACCAATATGGTCATTTAAAACGAGTGGTTCATACTGAGTCATCACTCCTACTGTCGTAATACCTGAATTCGCACAATTACTTAAGGGAAAATCAATGATACGGTATTTCCCCCCAAAAGGGACAGCAGGTTTAGCGATATCTTGAGTGAGTTTCCCTAAACGAGTCCCTTTACCACCAGCTAAAATCATAGCTAACATTTCACTTTTCATAGATTACGAGATTACTCTCGTCCCTCCTCTCTGAAATAAAAATTATTTCCCAGCCTTCTACAGCATTGTACGGCCTAGGCATTGAATTTACTTAATGATTACTTGTTTGCTGACTATTGCCTTTGGCTGCTTTTGCTTGCGATTTGACCAAGGCTTCTTCATCAATGGTGTCTGGTACTAGTAGTAAAAGCGATAGACTCGGCAGAACAAGTTCAATTGAATAGTTTTGTTTTTGATGTGCTTTGTCTTCGGTCTGGAAGACCTCTTTCTGGTAGAGCCAGTTACCGCCAAATTCTTTCATTTCACTATTTAATAGTATTCGGTAACTGCCTGGCAAAGGCACACCCAATCGATAATTGTGGCGTTCAACTGGAGTAAAATTAAATATACAGATGACACAATCGCTTAATTCTTCCCCTTTGCGGATGAAAGCCACAATGCTTTCATCAGGATTATCTGCCTCAAGAAAAATGATGCCTTTAGCTGATAAATCATAGTGATGAAGCGCTTTCTTACTTAAGTATAACTGATTTAATGTGGAAATGTAATCTTGAAATTCCAAATTATATTCCCTGGACAAGGTCTCCCATTCTAAGCCTTCATAGAAACGCCATTCTAAAAATTGACCAATTTCATTGCCCATAAAACTTAATTTTTTCCGGGATATACCATCCGATAACCTTCCATTAACCGCAAATTAGCAAATTGACGGTAACGGTTATCCCCTGGCATCTTTCCTAGTAAAGATTCTTTTCCATGGACGACTTCATCATGGGAAAAAGGCAGAATAAAGTTTTCATCAAACATATACATGAAGGTGAAGGTAATTAACCGATAATTATAGGAGCGCGAGAGTGGGTCAAGCTTAAAGAATTTGAGAGTATCATTCATCCAGCCCATATTCCACTTGAAATTGAAGCCAAGACCACCTTGGTCAATCGACTGGGTGACTCCTGGCCAAGCAGTACTTTCCTCAGCAATCATTAAATATGAGGGGTCACGCAGGAAAATTTCTTTATTCAAGCGGCGTATAAAATCGACCCCCTCTAAATTGACATTATTCCCATAAATATTAGGTGTCCAGTCCCCATCATCGTAGTCAAGATAAAGCATGTTAGACACCGCGTCCACCCGTAAGCCATCAAAATGAAATTCTTCGAGCCAATAGACAGCATTGGATATGAGAAAACTTTGGACTTGATTTTTTCCTAAGTCAAAATTCAGGGTCCCCCAACGAATGTTCTTAGCTCGCCTGGGATCACTATATTCAAAAGTCGGCCCACCGTCAAAGTTAGCCATGGCATCATCATTAATCACAAAATGACCAGGTACCCAATCCATGATGACTCCAATTCCTGCTTGATGAGCTGCATCCACAAAACGTTTTAGCGGATCAAAGTCATGCCCATAACGGCCAGCAATGGAGTAATAACCACTGACTTGGTAACCCCATGAGGCTTCAAGTGGATGTTCGGTCAGAGGCATAAATTCAATGTGGGTATAACCCATTTTCTTAACATAAGGAATTAACTCCTTGCGTAAATCATCGAAACTATAAGCCCTACCATCTGCATGGCGTTGCCAAGAGGACTGATGGACTTCATAGATATTAATCGGGCTCTGATAAATATTTTGTTGTCGCCTGGTCTGGAGCCATTTTTCATCATTCCAGCTATAACTCGTGGGATTCTGGATGACTGAGGCAGTTTTAGGTGGAACTTCACTAGCAAAGGCAAAAGGGTCTTGTTTTTCTTTAACCAAGCCATCCCGCCCTTCAATGACAAATTTGTATAAATCCCACTCAGAAGCTTCCTTAATAACTGTTGTCCAAGCACCAGTTTCTCCGACTCGTTCTAGCGCTTGCGGCTGCCACTGGTTAAAATCACCTTCAATCGCCACTGATTTGGCCTGGGGAGCCCAAGTGGTAAAGCGATAACCGTCTTGAGAAGATGAAGCCATTTTATGGGCTCCTAAGAAGCGATAAGCATGATAATGTTTTCCTTTATTAAAGAAATACATATTGTCTTCAATATTTTTTAAACTTAATTCTTGATTAGACATCTATCTCACCCCTATCTTTCTATACAAAAAAGGCGAGGAGAAATCTCCTCGCCTTCCCTAGACTAAGGGTTAATCAGTGTTCACATCACTCATTAACCAAGTACCTACTTCCTGTAGTGGTTTAAACAATAAACCGTGTACTCTCTATAACACTACATGGACTTATCTTATGCCATGTTGATGTCGATTCATCGCATGAAATAAGTCTATCATAGAGTATCCTATTAAACAAGGAATTTATTTAAATCGTCTATAAGACTCCATCCTGAATCACTTCAATTTTATACCCATCAGGATCAGTTA
This genomic window from Aerococcus sp. Group 1 contains:
- the glgB gene encoding 1,4-alpha-glucan branching protein GlgB; this translates as MSNQELSLKNIEDNMYFFNKGKHYHAYRFLGAHKMASSSQDGYRFTTWAPQAKSVAIEGDFNQWQPQALERVGETGAWTTVIKEASEWDLYKFVIEGRDGLVKEKQDPFAFASEVPPKTASVIQNPTSYSWNDEKWLQTRRQQNIYQSPINIYEVHQSSWQRHADGRAYSFDDLRKELIPYVKKMGYTHIEFMPLTEHPLEASWGYQVSGYYSIAGRYGHDFDPLKRFVDAAHQAGIGVIMDWVPGHFVINDDAMANFDGGPTFEYSDPRRAKNIRWGTLNFDLGKNQVQSFLISNAVYWLEEFHFDGLRVDAVSNMLYLDYDDGDWTPNIYGNNVNLEGVDFIRRLNKEIFLRDPSYLMIAEESTAWPGVTQSIDQGGLGFNFKWNMGWMNDTLKFFKLDPLSRSYNYRLITFTFMYMFDENFILPFSHDEVVHGKESLLGKMPGDNRYRQFANLRLMEGYRMVYPGKN
- a CDS encoding glucose-1-phosphate adenylyltransferase, whose translation is MKSEMLAMILAGGKGTRLGKLTQDIAKPAVPFGGKYRIIDFPLSNCANSGITTVGVMTQYEPLVLNDHIGNGAPWGLDVSDGGAAVLQPYSSSEGEKWFKGTANAIYQNVAFVDSHQPKYVLILSGDHIYKMNYEAMLQEHIKNEADCTVGVIPVPMEEASRFGIMNTDEAGRIVEFEEKPAEPKSNLASMGIYIFNWELLRQYLVNDPEEMEDFGHDVIPTYLENQERLYAYSFHGYWKDVGTIDSLWEANMEFLEPNHPLNIREDTWPIFSKVAFAPPQFMSGESHVEDSMICDGTINRGSIKNSVISQNVTIGKGSLIENSVIMSGAKIGQNVEIKYAILGENAEVMDNTRFVGEVHDIQVAGYEEIIGGSEHGSK
- a CDS encoding alpha amylase C-terminal domain-containing protein encodes the protein MGNEIGQFLEWRFYEGLEWETLSREYNLEFQDYISTLNQLYLSKKALHHYDLSAKGIIFLEADNPDESIVAFIRKGEELSDCVICIFNFTPVERHNYRLGVPLPGSYRILLNSEMKEFGGNWLYQKEVFQTEDKAHQKQNYSIELVLPSLSLLLLVPDTIDEEALVKSQAKAAKGNSQQTSNH